The DNA sequence CTGTTCATTGGCAATATTGCCTTTAATGAAACGGAAGCGGGGATGACTGTAAAGTTTCTTCATTTCTTCCGGATGGCTGGCATAGGTAAGTGCGTCGATGACCGTAACGCTGACGGAAGGATCTTTCAGGGCAAGATGGACGAAATTAAGTCCGATGAATCCTGCAGCACCTGTTACTAGAAGTTCCATGCTAACTCCTTTCCTGAGTAGAATCAGATTTAATGAGCCTTTCAAGATATTGGCCGTAGTCGTTCTTCTTTAAAGGCTTAGCAAGATCAAGCAGCTGATCTGCGGTGATAAATCCTTTTCTGTAGGCGATTTCTTCAATGCATGATATACGGATATTCTGTCTGCTCTGGATCGTTTCGATAAAAGAAGAGGCCTCCATCAGTGATTTATAGGTGCCGGTGTCCAGCCAGCTGAAACCCCGGCCAAGCAGCTCAGCCCTGAGGGTACCCTGCTTTAGATATAGCTCATTAACCGAGGTGATTTCGTATTCCCCCCTGGCTGACTTTTCAATGCTTTTTGCAAAGTCGACCACCTGGTTGTCATAGAAATACAGTCCGGTTATGGCATACTGTGATTTCGGCTTCAGCGGCTTCTCCTCAAGTGACACGACATTCTGGTCTTTGTCGAACTCTACCACGCCAAAACGCTCGGGGTCTTTTACCTGGTACCCGAATATCGTCGCTCCTTTGTTACTGCTCACAGCCTGTTCAAGGATTCTGGTAAAATTATGGCCGTAAAAAATATTGTCTCCGAGAATCAAAGAAACAGAATCTTTTCCGATGAAACTTTCGCCGATGACAAATGCCTGAGCGATTCCTTCAGGTTCCGCCTGGATGATGTAGCTCAGGCTGATGCCAAGCTTTGAACCATCTCCAAGGAGGCTTTGAAAGCGCGGGATATCCTCCTTAGTCGAAATAATAAGAATTTCTTTTATTCCTGCCAGCATCAGAACGGAAAGGGGGTAATAGATTAATGGTTTGTCATATACAGGAAGGAGCTGTTTGGAAACTGCTTTTGTCAGCGGATAGAGGCGTGTGCCATGGCCGCCGGCAAGTATGATGCCTTTCATGCTGTTCACATCCTTTACATATTGCAGACCTCCCCAGAGTGCTATTCTTCCAGCCTCTTTTTAAAGACTGCAGGCACGCCTGCATATAAAGACTTTTCCGGTACATCATCCTTTACGAAGGCACCGCCGCCGATCATTGACCATGCACCGATGATCACTTTTTCTCTGATAGAGGAACCAATGCCGATATATGCGCCTTCCTTAACCGTGACATTGCCGGCAATATTTCCTCCCGGGCTGATGGTTGCATAATCTTCAATAATATTATCGTGGCTGATGTTCGTTCCGCGGTTGATGATGACATGATCGCCGATCCTTATATTGGTGGTCATGATGGTTCCTTCACAAATCACCGAACCTATGCCGATTGTATTTCTATTTGAAATATTGACAACAGGATGTATGAGCGGCGGAGCAAACTGGAAGCCGGCGCTTCGGGTCATTTCTGAAAATCTTTTCTTCAGAGAAGGATCTCCAACGCTTGCGCAAAAGATTTCGGCCTGGTCTCTTAAATGGTAAATATCGCTTAAGGTTCCGAGCACCTCAATATCATCAACGAACCGGCCTTTCATTTCCGGTCTTTCGTCCAGGAATCCCGCCACCTCAATGCCTAACTGCCCGCACATATGGAGCACCTCCCGGGCATGGCCGCCAGATCCCCAAAGAATTAACTTTTTCATCCCATGCTTCCCTTTGAAAGAGATGCAGCAACTCGCTCCACATCTTCTTTTACCATACCTTCCCAGAGCGGCAGGCTGAGAATTCTGTCAGAAAGGCTATCGGTGACTGGCATTTCAGACTTTTTGCAGGCAGAGAACAGCTTCTGCTTGTGGCAGGCTGGCGAAAAGTAAGTGCGTGCTTCAATGCCATCTGCTGAAAGCAGCTTGACATACGACCCGCTGTTTTCATTTTCAGGACATAGGGCCGGCATAAACTGATGGGCAATCGAGCCTTCAGTTCGCTGCAGCTTCCAGTTTTTCAGGGACGGGAGTGTCAGAAAAGCTTCTTTATACCACTCGTAAATCTGCTGCCGTTCCCGCACTTTTTCCGGATAGGCATCAAATGTTGCGAGAGCTATAGCGGCTGCATATTCTGACAGCTTGCTGTTCAATCCCATTTGGACGGACTCCCTGTCAGCAGAAAAGCCGAAATTGCCTGCTTTCCTGAGTTCCTGTATCGTCGCCGCGTCCCCGCTGTACAGGAGGCCGCCTTCACCGATCCCAAATGATTTGGTGGCATGGAAGCTGAACACACTTACACCGGGAAAGCCTTTTGAAAAAGCACCTTCCTTGCCCATGGAACCAAAGCAGGGTGCCGCATCAATCACTACAGGAATTCCTGAGCGGTGAAGCTTAACATAGTAATCTAAATCTAAGTTTGTGCCAAAGGTTGCATACGGTACAACGACCGCTGTTTCATCTCCAAGGAGATCCAGCGCTTCCTCAAGGAGGGACTCATCCATGCACCAGCTGTCTTTATCGACATCAATGAAATATGTCTCCAGTCCGCACCACATCGCTGCCAGGGGTGTTGCTGAAAAAGTAAAGCTCGGCATGATGGCATACCTGCCCTCTTTGCGTCTGGTTCCGCTTATTGCCAGCATCAGCCCGATTGTAGCGTTGTTCACTGTAAGCGCTCCGCCATTTCCTTCAAAATACTCAGCAAGAACCCTGTCCTCGAACATGGTATTTAAAGGACCGTAGTTGCTGTACTTTCTCGTTTTTTCAATTTGGCTTAAATAATGTGAAAAGGATTCCTGTTTAACAAGATTCGGCTGTAAAAACGGAATGTTTTTCATATTTCTTCTTACCATCTCCGTTTCTATGATTTGTATTAGGAGGTATTCACCGGCAAGGTGGACACGATGCTGAACCCTCTCAGCGTTACGGGATTTTAAAGTGCTTAGTTGATAATTAGTGAGCTGTTCATAAAGCATAGATTTTCTCGCCCGGAAGTAAATTCTGAAAAAGAAAAATACAGCATTCAGTGTTTCGTTAGCAGAGGCCGGTTATTCTCTTTTCTGCCGCCAAATTATATTATGATGATTTACCTGTTGAAGTTCACAACATCCGTTTTTTTAGTGAATCCGTTTAAAGGGGAGTCTGGTTCCTCATAGATTTACTTCCCTCAAAATTTCGGGTCCGTTGAATTTTGTAATTACATATTTTGTAACTTTGCATTCATATAAGGCATACGTACAGTGTGCAAAAGCCTGAAATTATAAAAGATAGGCTAATAGAGCTTCACATAAAACAAAGGATGAATATTATGAGTTGAGGATGAGATGTTATTCATTCTTGCAATAGAGATACTCTGCCTGTGTAGATACAGAGGTGACTTTAGACAAAAAGATTAACAGCTTTGGCATATGAACAATATTTAAAAGGAGGTAAATTTTATGGCAGTCATTTCAACGGGGCCAATCGAAAATCCGGCTATCAGCGGAGCCAGACAGGTTACCCAAATTACCGTAATTGCGGATAACAGAAATTCTATGAATGCATCTACAATCCTTATTCAGGGCTACATTTTAAATGGGACAAGGACTCTTTATGTTTCGGAAGTTGTCAATCTTGGTCCAAATCAGGTGGCAACTCGTAATTACTTTGGAAATGTTGATGCATTTGAATATGTTTTTACGACAAGCGGGCCAGCCGAAGCAAGCACCCAAATCTCTCTTTGGGGCAGATCAGCAGCTGGTGCTATTACATTCACTCAGCGCCTTGTTTCCGATGAAATATTAGGACAATTTTAGACTGAACCAACCTTAAATCAGCTGTACCTTATAAAGGATAAGTCATGAATTGCTTTTGGAATTCAGTCTTTAAAACGTAAAAAAGGAGGGAATAAATTGGCGGTACTTTCCACAGGCCCTATTGCCAACCCCACGGTAGCAGGAACAAGGCTGTCCAGGACAGTTTTAATCAAGGTTGATAATAGGGACAGTATTAATTCTTCCACCGTATTAATACA is a window from the Bacillus infantis NRRL B-14911 genome containing:
- the rfbA gene encoding glucose-1-phosphate thymidylyltransferase RfbA — protein: MKGIILAGGHGTRLYPLTKAVSKQLLPVYDKPLIYYPLSVLMLAGIKEILIISTKEDIPRFQSLLGDGSKLGISLSYIIQAEPEGIAQAFVIGESFIGKDSVSLILGDNIFYGHNFTRILEQAVSSNKGATIFGYQVKDPERFGVVEFDKDQNVVSLEEKPLKPKSQYAITGLYFYDNQVVDFAKSIEKSARGEYEITSVNELYLKQGTLRAELLGRGFSWLDTGTYKSLMEASSFIETIQSRQNIRISCIEEIAYRKGFITADQLLDLAKPLKKNDYGQYLERLIKSDSTQERS
- a CDS encoding DegT/DnrJ/EryC1/StrS family aminotransferase codes for the protein MKNIPFLQPNLVKQESFSHYLSQIEKTRKYSNYGPLNTMFEDRVLAEYFEGNGGALTVNNATIGLMLAISGTRRKEGRYAIMPSFTFSATPLAAMWCGLETYFIDVDKDSWCMDESLLEEALDLLGDETAVVVPYATFGTNLDLDYYVKLHRSGIPVVIDAAPCFGSMGKEGAFSKGFPGVSVFSFHATKSFGIGEGGLLYSGDAATIQELRKAGNFGFSADRESVQMGLNSKLSEYAAAIALATFDAYPEKVRERQQIYEWYKEAFLTLPSLKNWKLQRTEGSIAHQFMPALCPENENSGSYVKLLSADGIEARTYFSPACHKQKLFSACKKSEMPVTDSLSDRILSLPLWEGMVKEDVERVAASLSKGSMG
- a CDS encoding acetyltransferase encodes the protein MKKLILWGSGGHAREVLHMCGQLGIEVAGFLDERPEMKGRFVDDIEVLGTLSDIYHLRDQAEIFCASVGDPSLKKRFSEMTRSAGFQFAPPLIHPVVNISNRNTIGIGSVICEGTIMTTNIRIGDHVIINRGTNISHDNIIEDYATISPGGNIAGNVTVKEGAYIGIGSSIREKVIIGAWSMIGGGAFVKDDVPEKSLYAGVPAVFKKRLEE